DNA from Daphnia pulicaria isolate SC F1-1A chromosome 3, SC_F0-13Bv2, whole genome shotgun sequence:
CTCTATTGCAAATGTTTTTCTGGATCAAAACTTCGACTCGACTCAAGACTAACTCCCAtgtttaattattgaattagTTGGGATGAAATAGGAAATTCTGATATCCCGTCCATGATCGATTATATACTGAAGGAGACGGGTCAGCCCAAGTTATCCTATATTGGACATTCATTGGGATGTGGGGTGTTTTTCATCGCTATGGTCAAGCATCCAGAGCTtaatgaaaaaatagaaattatggtaatatttaaaaaaataataataataaaattgacaCTGGTCCACTTAGATTCTTTTAAACTTATTTTGTAGGTAGCCCTTGCACCACTGTCGTCATTCGCTCATTTTACTACCGAATTTTTGCGCGTTTTGACTCCATTTACTAACCACATTGAGGTTAGATgtccaaattttaaattttaaaatctgtTACGTGTATAAACTATTCCCACCTATAGGTTGCGCTCAACGCTGTTGGTGTTCATGGATGGCTTGACAGTGAAGGTTTCGGTGATCGCTTTTTGGAAGTGATATGCGAACAGACTTACATTCAAGCGCGGTATTGTAAAAATTGGTTCCGTGCGGTTGTAGGCCCCAGTGAAAATTTAGACCCAGTAAGTTGTTATCAAATATTAATCCAATATAGATAAGGCATaatacaataatttttttacctttctttttgtttgttcttaaCTGTAGACTCTGATCCCACTGTTTGATGCAAATTTTTTACGCGGAACATCTGTGAAAGTTATTGCTCAATTTGCGCAAAACTACAACGCGGGTAGGACTACATGTGCAAATACAATACCGGCTATTGCTGCCCTATTTTTTTGTGATGGCCAGGATTTACTTGGCCTCATGATTAACGATTATTTATTTGCGTTTAATTCGCTTCATTTGTACAGGTAATGTATTTCAGGCTTACGACTTTGGACGAAAGGGTAATCTGCTACGCTACGGATCAATTAAACCGTTTGAATATCACCTTGGAAATATTACAGCTCCGGTATTTATATTTGTATTAAATGTATATGAAGTTAAATTGGAATCAACATTTTGTGATACCTGCTTTGCATAGATTTACGTCTTCTCTGGGGGAAGGGATCGATTAGTTACTCCAATGGTAAGCTataactatttttctttccttgttcaataaagtaaaaacatctgaaatttttttttactcaggACGTGGATTGGCTACTATCCAAACTAACGAATATGATAGGCTCTGAGCGTATTAGTGATTACAGCCATTTGGACTTCAtatgggtaaaaaaaaaagaaatactagaagaacaaaaatttccgATAAATCACAACCGTATAAAACCGTAACATATGTTTATGCTTGATGCCAAAACAGGGAAAtgatgtaaaagaaaaattgtacgACAAAGTCATCGCTCTTTTATCCTCGCCCTCGCCGTTGTTTGCGTCCATCTGAAATCACGTATTCACctataatttaattatttaaaaaatgtgagctgtaaaataaaaactttacaCGCGAATTTGCTGTTGTTTTTTACTGCTGTTGTTAGTTGTTACTACGCGACAAAATATGTTTGAATTACTTAGTTAATATAAGCATATAAGTATTTCCGAGAGGGTTTTAGCCActgaatattttcattaattaaaaaaaaagttcatgtAAAACAATCTTCCTAGCAATTAGTTTGAGGTTGTAAATTAACTTAACTCTAGGCCTACatgaattcaagaaaaaaaaagtggaaaatcgTCGTAGAATGACTTTCTGAATTCCATTTCTGTGAAATCTGGCAACAGCCGAATGCAgacaattcagaaaaaaagttttgaatttaACTGATGCGGTAGAGAGCGAccgttagcaaggaaaaagtaTAAAGTATTTAAAGCAATGTATGGActtataagaaaagaaaatattgataGCAAAAAACCACCGATGTAAGTTTTAAGTAGTGTCAGCAAACTTTTCTCTTGGTACTTGGTTTATACATGTGTCTATTGACAGAATAATCTCTACTGGTGCCACCCCTGGTTGGCAAAGACCAAGTCCCACTTCTAGTGATGATGttacaaaaggagaaaatacaCAGAATCATGATGGAGGTACAGGAACCAATTCCAGTAGATATGCAAGGAAGAAGAGTGGTTTGAAGCCGATCCGCCCATCCAGTGTGTCTGCTTCCAATCTCAATCCTATGACACCAGGAAGGCCTCAGTTGCCACGGACACCCAGACTTTGcttcaaagaaaatgataattcAAGATTTGGAACACATGATTTTCCATCAACTCCAAagtatttcttaaaaatttcaagttaaaTTCCACTGTGTAACTAACTCCTTTCCATGCAAGGTTTGGTCGTTCTGAATCAACACCAGAACTTCACAGGATAAGAAAGTTGGACCACTCTCTTCACATGGCTGAGAGAAACACCACTCAAGAAAAAGCACATTACAACAATGTTCTCCAAGAAAGTAATGTATCCAATCTTTTGACTCTCACCAGTGATTCTCTCCCAGATATCTTTCGTAAGCCTATTAGCCAACAGCAACATGAGGTTCCACTCAACCTACAGTCTAAATTTGGCAATTCAGAAGATAAGGTTTCAAAATGGGGTTATGGCCCTTCCTCCACAAATACCCAACAAGGTTTTGGCACAAAAATCAATCATCCAGAATCTCAGAAAGAGTCCTCCATCAAACTAGTTACTGAAAGACTTGGGATAGTAACacaagtaaaagaagaagtaccTTGTGCTGATATTCTAAAACCAGATGTTCCACAGATACCTCTACCTGaagcaaaaaatgaatttgttgcATGGAACCAACCGGAAAAGTCATCCTTTTCGACCAATAAGTTACCATCTGTGCAttcggaaatggaagaaatataTGCTTTCACCAATGCCAAGAACAAATCAGGATTGAATTCTACTTCAGATACAGCGAGCGCTCTTGGACTACCGACACAACCGACTGTCAAAATGCATCCTTTAGATCAAGCGCAAACACCACTAGCTAAAAAGCTGACGTGGACTGGACATTCATCATTTAGTACAACCAAAATACGAGAATCATCCCTAGTTTCGTTAGCTTCGACTTCGAATACTGAAATGCATAACGATGAACAAAAACCAACACTCGGCATTTTATTACCCAAAGTACAGACAGAAACGTCTCCAATTTTCAATCTAGCAAGCTCTAAACCTCCGCATCCAGTACCTATTCAACCAGTGGTAAGCGTCGTGGCAGAAGTTCAACCAATTGCTCCCATCCAACATCACGTAGAGCAACAAAGCAGATTAATTCCCCCAGTTTCCAGCAACAATATTTTACCCCCTCCAAATGCTCGACCGACTCCGAAAACCAAGCAGATAGCAGTAAACGGCAAGGTTTACAGCGTCATGAAACCGCTTGGGCGTGGGGGATCAAGTGTCGTATATCAGGTTGAACTTGTAATCTTGcgttactcattttttttagatttatttattgactTTTGAAACGCAGGTACTGAACCAAGAAATGACTGACATATTTGCCTTAAAAGTTGTTCGTCTTGATTCCGTTGACGAAGTCACAGCTGAAGGCTATATTAATGAAGTCCGGCTGTTGAAACAACTACAAGGTTTGCCTCGCGTCGTCCGCCTTCTTGAATAGTAAGTTAATTGCTACTATGTGCCCTCTAATTCGTAAAGTAATACAAATCTGTAGCGAGtacaacgaagaagaagagaaattgttgttggtaatggaAAAGGGTGATACCGACTTCGCAACTGTCATCCGGACTCGCACCAGTCTCAACGCCATCAACCCTACCCTGATTCGCTTTTACTGGCAGGAAATGTTAGAAGCTGTGAAAGAGATTCATGACAAGAGTAATTACTGTTTCTATTATTAGTCTGAACATTCATTAATCTTTTCGTTGTAGATGTGATTCATACAGATCTGAAACCGGCTAACTTTCTTTTGGTCAATGGAGGCTTAAAGTTGATTGACTTCGGTATTGCCACTTCTATCCAGGTATGAGAACTGTTAAAATCTTAAACGAATCGATttaatcgttttctttctagGCCGACATGACGTCGATAATGAAGGACAGCCAGTGCGGTACATACAATTACATGGCACCAGAAGCAATCAAATCTGCTACGCCTTCTGGAACGTACCAAGAGTATAAGGTATGTTGAATTCTTATCCGTTCGAAATCTTCGTATTAATATTACACTATTGATATACAGATAAGCAGGAAAACAGACGTGTGGTCTCTTGGCTGTATGTTGTACAGTCTCATTTACAAGAACCCACCTTTTAGCAAGTTCAGGGACACGATCGAGAAAATCAGTGCCATCGTTGATGAGCGTCATGTTATAGACTTTCCTTTGACGGCTGATCCGATGGTTATAGCAGTTCTAAAAGGCTGTCTCGATCGCAATCCGCGCAATCGACCATCAATTGAGCAGCTTTTATCCCATCCATATTTGACATGTACAAGTCAGTTCCCGGTCCAATCCTCGAAGAACATTCCCCCTCAGCTGCGTATTCAGCTTGAATTTCTACTAGAAGGTGGTCAACTCACTGAGGAAGTCAAGGTAATTAGACATCCTCAAGTAAAAGTCTAAGCTTACATAAACTTACTGCTTCGGCTTTTCGCAGGAAAATATTCGACAATGGATGTGAATTACTTCCATGAGCGACTTCCATGAGCGACTTCCATGCAAGCAATACTGTATCAGTCATCATTATCaaattcatcccatattgtcaTTTAAATATTGTTGTAATATCACATATACATAACCCTTTCCCTGCCCTTCATTAACTATCTTCATCTCGCAATTATATAGcgtccgttttttcttctctattgCTTTCCAGTTCTGTATAAAATAACATAAGCCAACTTTAAcggttataaaataaaaataaagttaagcGGCGTTAGAAAACTCATACATTTATTAAGCGGCAATTatccaaaattatttaaggcttcatgtttttttttttttttttttaactaataaataaatgatggcCTTTGTCAACATATTTTTGCATTTGAAAAGCTTAAGAACACATTATACCTTGTACACCACTTAacttaaaatagaaaagtaaacaaatcGATATTGTGGTCTAAATGattagataataataataaaaatgaatatctTTTAGAGTTCTTCGTATTCGTTATAAGGACGGGATTCCTCAACTACATCGGAATCCGGAGCAGGACTACTTGAGGTTCTTTCATCCTTTGatgattttttggatttccgtttgctttttttttcttttactctttTACTCTTGCCTGTCACTTCAAGGGACAATTCTTCGAGCGAAACGTCTACCGTCTTTGGTTCAGGAACTTTTCGATTGACAGATTCATTGTTTTTCAGGGAACTCGATGATGAAGAAACTTTCAATTTTGATGAAGGTAATTTTTCAGCGCCATCATTGAGCCAGTCATCTAGGTCGTCCTCGATAGTAATATCTTCAACCGTTTTATTCACTTTATAAGCAGCTGCTTCTTTTTTATCGGCCTGTGGAACTGGCACTTCTTCGTCCGAAGAAGAATCTGAGATCTGTGTAACAGGATTTCCAAACTCAGATGCTCGAAGATAATCCTCATCATCGATTTCATCTTGAAAACCCATCACCATGGGATTGCCTTCATTCTCAGCATCactaaatttccattttatgctttaaaataaaatatttattaattggtaatttttgtttcttttacctGTCTGAATCTTGCTCGACTAAAACCCCTTTTACCATTGAACTAGGTATTTCGTCGACGGAAGACAGGAAACCCAAGGCTTGCTCTCCGTCGTCCCCATCGACAATAAAGTCTTCGACGCTGGAAAATTCGTTCTCCTTTTTAGTAGAATCGCCTGCTATAATGgacataatatttttttttttttttttttttcaaaagatttcaaGGCTTGGCTTACTATTCACGGTCTGTGTTGCATGTTTTGGTTGGTCTATGGaagatttcattattttagatGTGGTTGCTTGAACTGGATTGACCGCCGCTTGCGGTTTTGCGGCGGGTGCGGATGATATAGGTGCGTTAGGAGCAGGAGCTTGTACGGCATTTGAGGCTGTAGCTGCGCTTAGTGAATCAGCTGTTTGCCGTCGTTTTTGAGTAAGTAGATCTAGAAATCtgtcaacaaaaagaaacaatacaaataattcgaaaaaaaaataaaataataataatcatttacTTATCATAGCTAGCATCATCCGTCTCTAAATAGAGATCAAGTTCCTCATTAGTTAGAGACATTTCTTGTAAATTTGTTTCTAACTGTTTAAGGAGAGAATCACGTTGCAAAGCTAGGAATggtaagttgaaaaatttatgaagAAGCTTTAGTCCAAAGCTGTTTCTCATAGAGCTTTCGCCGAATCG
Protein-coding regions in this window:
- the LOC124329426 gene encoding gastric triacylglycerol lipase-like — translated: MNQSFGNSGNSDIPSMIDYILKETGQPKLSYIGHSLGCGVFFIAMVKHPELNEKIEIMVALAPLSSFAHFTTEFLRVLTPFTNHIEVALNAVGVHGWLDSEGFGDRFLEVICEQTYIQARYCKNWFRAVVGPSENLDPTLIPLFDANFLRGTSVKVIAQFAQNYNAGNVFQAYDFGRKGNLLRYGSIKPFEYHLGNITAPIYVFSGGRDRLVTPMDVDWLLSKLTNMIGSERISDYSHLDFIWGNDVKEKLYDKVIALLSSPSPLFASI
- the LOC124329037 gene encoding dual specificity protein kinase Ttk-like, producing the protein MYGLIRKENIDSKKPPIIISTGATPGWQRPSPTSSDDVTKGENTQNHDGGTGTNSSRYARKKSGLKPIRPSSVSASNLNPMTPGRPQLPRTPRLCFKENDNSRFGTHDFPSTPKFGRSESTPELHRIRKLDHSLHMAERNTTQEKAHYNNVLQESNVSNLLTLTSDSLPDIFRKPISQQQHEVPLNLQSKFGNSEDKVSKWGYGPSSTNTQQGFGTKINHPESQKESSIKLVTERLGIVTQVKEEVPCADILKPDVPQIPLPEAKNEFVAWNQPEKSSFSTNKLPSVHSEMEEIYAFTNAKNKSGLNSTSDTASALGLPTQPTVKMHPLDQAQTPLAKKLTWTGHSSFSTTKIRESSLVSLASTSNTEMHNDEQKPTLGILLPKVQTETSPIFNLASSKPPHPVPIQPVVSVVAEVQPIAPIQHHVEQQSRLIPPVSSNNILPPPNARPTPKTKQIAVNGKVYSVMKPLGRGGSSVVYQVLNQEMTDIFALKVVRLDSVDEVTAEGYINEVRLLKQLQGLPRVVRLLEYEYNEEEEKLLLVMEKGDTDFATVIRTRTSLNAINPTLIRFYWQEMLEAVKEIHDKNVIHTDLKPANFLLVNGGLKLIDFGIATSIQADMTSIMKDSQCGTYNYMAPEAIKSATPSGTYQEYKISRKTDVWSLGCMLYSLIYKNPPFSKFRDTIEKISAIVDERHVIDFPLTADPMVIAVLKGCLDRNPRNRPSIEQLLSHPYLTCTSQFPVQSSKNIPPQLRIQLEFLLEGGQLTEEVKENIRQWM
- the LOC124329080 gene encoding rab-like protein 6 isoform X1, with protein sequence MFSALKKLAAGNNKNEANGKTPAGGQQAMHASLQKKFAKGVHYNMKIIIRGDRNVGKSCLFHRLQGKAFIDNYDPTQEIQVASIQWSYKATDDIVKVEVWDVVDKGKKKKPLEGLKLNTLTPASLAEEPALDAEFLDVYKGTHGVIIMLDITKQWTFDYVKRELPKIPTTIPVMVLANHRDMGHHRCVSEDDVKFFIESLNRSKTDAQIRFGESSMRNSFGLKLLHKFFNLPFLALQRDSLLKQLETNLQEMSLTNEELDLYLETDDASYDKFLDLLTQKRRQTADSLSAATASNAVQAPAPNAPISSAPAAKPQAAVNPVQATTSKIMKSSIDQPKHATQTVNTGDSTKKENEFSSVEDFIVDGDDGEQALGFLSSVDEIPSSMVKGVLVEQDSDSDAENEGNPMVMGFQDEIDDEDYLRASEFGNPVTQISDSSSDEEVPVPQADKKEAAAYKVNKTVEDITIEDDLDDWLNDGAEKLPSSKLKVSSSSSSLKNNESVNRKVPEPKTVDVSLEELSLEVTGKSKRVKEKKSKRKSKKSSKDERTSSSPAPDSDVVEESRPYNEYEEL
- the LOC124329080 gene encoding rab-like protein 6 isoform X2 → MFSALKKLAAGNNKNEANGKTPAGGQQAMHASLQKKFAKGVHYNMKIIIRGDRNVGKSCLFHRLQGKAFIDNYDPTQEIQVASIQWSYKATDDIVKVEVWDVVDKGKKKKPLEGLKLNTLTPASLAEEPALDAEFLDVYKGTHGVIIMLDITKQWTFDYVKRELPKIPTTIPVMVLANHRDMGHHRCVSEDDVKFFIESLNRSKTDAQIRFGESSMRNSFGLKLLHKFFNLPFLALQRDSLLKQLETNLQEMSLTNEELDLYLETDDASYDKFLDLLTQKRRQTADSLSAATASNAVQAPAPNAPISSAPAAKPQAAVNPVQATTSKIMKSSIDQPKHATQTVNSDSTKKENEFSSVEDFIVDGDDGEQALGFLSSVDEIPSSMVKGVLVEQDSDSDAENEGNPMVMGFQDEIDDEDYLRASEFGNPVTQISDSSSDEEVPVPQADKKEAAAYKVNKTVEDITIEDDLDDWLNDGAEKLPSSKLKVSSSSSSLKNNESVNRKVPEPKTVDVSLEELSLEVTGKSKRVKEKKSKRKSKKSSKDERTSSSPAPDSDVVEESRPYNEYEEL